The Candidatus Bipolaricaulota bacterium DNA window TATATCCCCAATCAGGTGCACATCATGACCGATCGAATCTGGTCAAAGTTCCGGGTGCTGCGCCATCGTCACTAGTATAATCATCGATATGAAGGAAGTGTTGATCTATGCCCTCGCCGTTGTTGCGCTGTTGGGAGCGGTGTTCGCCTATCAATTTTACGGGCCTTATTACGAGGTGGGGATCGCCTCCTGGTACGGACCGGGGTTCGATGGTCGTCACACAGCCAACGGAGAGATATACGATATGAACGGAATTTCCGCTGCGCACAAGACTCTCCCGTTCGGCACGATCGTCCAGGTGGTCGATCTGGAGACGGGCAAAAGCGTAATCGTACGGATCAACGATCGCGGTCCATTCATCAAAGGGAGGATCATCGATCTGTCCAAGGGCGCGGCGGAGAAGCTGGGGATCATCGACAAAGGGATCACCAAGGTGGGGTTGCGGATCCTCCGCTGGCCTAAAAAGGAATAACCGCCTGTGCGCGGCCCCGTCGAGAGAGAGCAACGAGCGCTATACGAGTAGCCAGCTCAGGCCAAGTGATCCTCTAACACCCGCAGAGGTCGGCTTACCGCTGCTCCCTTCCGGGCCTGACGGGGTTCACCGACATGCGCCGCAGAGGGCTCGACCCTCAACACCGCTTGCCCGCTGCTTGACCTCACCGCTCTCCCCCTCAGGGGACCCTTCGGCTCCACTGTAGC harbors:
- a CDS encoding septal ring lytic transglycosylase RlpA family protein — encoded protein: MKEVLIYALAVVALLGAVFAYQFYGPYYEVGIASWYGPGFDGRHTANGEIYDMNGISAAHKTLPFGTIVQVVDLETGKSVIVRINDRGPFIKGRIIDLSKGAAEKLGIIDKGITKVGLRILRWPKKE